Proteins found in one Nocardia brasiliensis ATCC 700358 genomic segment:
- a CDS encoding tetratricopeptide repeat protein, which translates to MTHPPPESPWPSDVFLHGLALLEDGNAADAIGAFTAALAECDGAQTARTAECLYGIGAAHAESEQVEQATDAYARAADLLAEGPLTELSVECAEMAGRGFDVLEQPERAVPYLRRAATGLECFGDLEEQADCDAILGSALADTGQFHEAMIVWRRAAERYLAVNRIVEAAECRESCGEAAMEIEDAHQVRDEHRTARELYERAGELSRTGACSYAIGLACRELGETATAEKEFVRAKASATVEGNAAGAANCDEELAELYLADGRKEDAAAAFSAAGSGYAAAGKHLQAGQSRFRAGELHLRTGRLRAAILEFTAVRAQWLAADEPGFAAAADVMSGIVLQNCSDYEDATAAYRRAREHYAGAGELLDVAECDMHLATVRISMGDFTEAAELLQQATAVFENHRDDPRYAQCLLNTGAVQGHRGRIPEARHLFAQARRYAASDELRRSCLMEESRLIVHGGGDFTEALTMLDEVRASAEQAQEWAQAAQCLEFSGLCRYHLSHYAVAEDLLNRARKAYVLLGLRTEMATADLHLGLVYYQTGRSAEAEEALERGRAGLREFEHHPYTAHTESLIGGLHMRAGRYRQAAEAFRTTAAMLTRAGLLFPAAVARLSLGGALIMQGDHGIGAELTESVLTVFDSDPANRRYHAVGLLNLGCAELISGHYDAARSRARAARQVTLDIGDVVTAAKCDLIGAAAAAESGDVRAALEQGLPAAVFVDAQRFGFASATARISWREMNAVVLAGMFQWADQLGDATLLADLIETTINSGTHVAEHHSADDGGDLQATLAALAVSGADMSDPIIDQHLAESGISGAAALISGAILPMRPPPRLRMPDGHVALAPYLAAADAAYAPIERPGEVAVW; encoded by the coding sequence ATGACCCATCCGCCGCCCGAATCCCCTTGGCCGAGCGACGTTTTCCTGCACGGCCTGGCCCTCCTCGAGGACGGGAACGCCGCCGACGCGATCGGCGCGTTCACCGCCGCGCTGGCCGAATGCGACGGCGCGCAGACCGCGCGCACCGCCGAATGCCTCTACGGTATCGGCGCCGCGCACGCGGAATCGGAACAGGTCGAGCAGGCGACCGACGCATACGCGCGTGCCGCGGATCTGCTCGCCGAGGGTCCGCTCACCGAATTGTCCGTCGAATGCGCCGAAATGGCCGGCCGCGGCTTCGATGTGCTCGAACAGCCCGAGCGCGCGGTGCCGTATCTGCGCCGGGCCGCCACCGGGCTCGAATGCTTCGGCGATCTCGAAGAGCAGGCCGATTGCGACGCGATCCTCGGCAGCGCGCTCGCCGATACGGGGCAGTTCCACGAAGCCATGATCGTGTGGCGGCGCGCCGCCGAGCGCTACCTCGCCGTGAACCGGATCGTCGAGGCCGCCGAATGCCGGGAGTCCTGCGGCGAGGCGGCGATGGAAATCGAGGACGCGCATCAGGTCCGCGACGAACATCGCACCGCCCGCGAGCTTTACGAACGTGCCGGGGAGCTGTCGCGGACCGGCGCATGCTCCTACGCCATCGGGCTGGCGTGCCGGGAGTTGGGTGAGACCGCCACGGCGGAAAAGGAATTCGTTCGCGCGAAGGCCTCAGCAACAGTCGAGGGGAATGCTGCTGGGGCCGCGAACTGCGATGAAGAACTCGCCGAGCTGTACCTCGCGGACGGACGCAAGGAGGATGCGGCGGCCGCGTTCAGCGCGGCCGGTTCGGGGTATGCGGCGGCGGGCAAGCATCTGCAGGCGGGTCAGTCCCGTTTCCGGGCAGGCGAACTCCACCTGCGAACGGGCCGGTTACGAGCCGCGATCCTCGAATTCACTGCCGTGCGTGCGCAGTGGTTGGCGGCGGACGAACCCGGCTTCGCCGCAGCCGCCGACGTGATGTCGGGCATAGTGCTACAGAATTGCAGCGACTACGAAGACGCCACGGCGGCCTATCGGCGTGCCCGAGAGCATTATGCGGGGGCGGGTGAACTGCTCGACGTCGCCGAATGCGATATGCACCTCGCCACGGTGCGGATCTCGATGGGCGATTTCACCGAGGCCGCGGAGTTGCTACAGCAAGCGACCGCGGTCTTCGAGAATCACCGCGACGACCCGCGTTACGCGCAGTGCCTCCTGAATACGGGTGCGGTGCAGGGTCATCGCGGGCGAATCCCCGAAGCCCGGCACCTGTTCGCGCAGGCACGCCGCTACGCCGCCTCGGACGAACTGCGCCGCTCATGTCTGATGGAGGAAAGTCGGCTGATCGTGCACGGCGGCGGTGATTTCACCGAAGCGCTGACCATGCTGGACGAGGTTCGAGCCAGTGCCGAGCAAGCGCAGGAGTGGGCGCAGGCCGCCCAGTGCCTGGAATTCAGCGGCCTCTGTAGGTACCACCTGAGCCACTACGCCGTGGCGGAGGATCTGCTGAACCGCGCCCGCAAGGCGTATGTCCTGCTAGGGCTCCGCACCGAGATGGCCACCGCCGATCTGCACCTCGGTCTCGTGTACTACCAGACCGGACGTAGTGCCGAAGCGGAAGAAGCACTAGAGCGCGGCCGCGCCGGTTTACGCGAGTTCGAACACCACCCCTACACCGCCCATACCGAATCGCTCATCGGCGGTCTGCACATGCGGGCCGGTCGCTATCGGCAGGCAGCAGAGGCGTTCCGCACGACCGCGGCCATGCTGACTCGCGCCGGGCTGCTGTTCCCGGCGGCCGTCGCCCGGCTGAGTCTGGGCGGCGCCCTCATCATGCAGGGCGACCACGGTATCGGTGCCGAGCTCACCGAATCCGTCCTCACGGTGTTCGACTCCGATCCCGCCAATCGCCGTTATCACGCCGTCGGGCTGCTCAATCTCGGCTGCGCCGAGCTGATCTCCGGCCACTACGACGCCGCGCGCTCGCGCGCGCGAGCCGCGCGACAGGTCACCCTCGACATCGGTGACGTGGTCACCGCCGCCAAATGCGACCTGATCGGCGCGGCTGCGGCCGCCGAATCCGGTGACGTGCGCGCCGCGCTCGAACAAGGCTTGCCCGCTGCCGTTTTCGTCGACGCCCAGCGCTTCGGCTTCGCCTCCGCCACGGCCCGCATCTCGTGGCGCGAGATGAACGCGGTGGTCCTGGCCGGAATGTTCCAGTGGGCGGACCAACTCGGCGACGCCACGCTCCTGGCCGATCTGATCGAGACCACGATCAATTCCGGAACCCATGTGGCCGAGCATCATTCGGCCGACGACGGGGGCGACCTCCAGGCCACCCTCGCCGCGCTCGCTGTCTCGGGTGCAGACATGTCGGACCCGATCATCGACCAGCACCTGGCCGAATCCGGCATAAGCGGTGCGGCCGCACTGATTTCCGGTGCGATCCTGCCGATGCGCCCGCCGCCGCGGCTGCGCATGCCCGACGGTCATGTGGCGCTCGCCCCGTACCTGGCGGCCGCCGACGCCGCCTATGCGCCCATCGAGCGGCCCGGGGAGGTGGCGGTGTGGTAG